One part of the Arachidicoccus terrestris genome encodes these proteins:
- a CDS encoding aspartate/glutamate racemase family protein has product MKPETLCLIHTSATLIPVFQQLAEKHLPDTKLFNIVDDSLVKNIISRGGKADAAIYKRVADYVMSAEDTGADYILVTCSSIGAAVEAAAEKTTVPVLRVDQPMADLAVKTGQRIGVIATLQTTLQPTADLVERRAKSAGKQIELTATVCEGAFESLMAGDAKRHDRLVADALKQLAQQVDVILLAQASMARVVDTLSEEDKRVPILTSPPTALQYIANIS; this is encoded by the coding sequence ATGAAACCAGAGACATTATGCCTGATTCATACATCAGCGACATTGATACCTGTTTTTCAGCAGCTTGCTGAAAAGCATCTACCGGATACAAAGTTATTTAATATTGTTGATGATAGCTTAGTGAAGAATATTATCAGTCGGGGAGGGAAAGCGGATGCGGCTATTTATAAACGTGTGGCAGACTACGTCATGTCAGCGGAAGACACCGGAGCGGATTATATCCTTGTTACCTGTTCTTCTATCGGCGCTGCTGTGGAAGCCGCGGCTGAGAAAACTACTGTACCGGTGCTCAGGGTAGATCAGCCAATGGCTGATCTGGCGGTTAAAACCGGCCAGCGTATTGGTGTCATTGCCACATTGCAGACGACGTTGCAGCCCACAGCTGACCTCGTAGAACGCAGGGCAAAGTCAGCAGGTAAGCAGATCGAGCTGACGGCAACCGTATGTGAAGGGGCATTCGAATCCTTAATGGCTGGCGATGCCAAAAGACATGATCGGCTTGTCGCTGATGCACTGAAACAGCTAGCCCAACAAGTGGATGTAATTTTACTCGCCCAGGCCAGTATGGCCCGTGTGGTAGACACGCTTAGCGAAGAAGATAAACGTGTGCCGATTCTCACGAGTCCACCAACTGCGCTCCAGTATATTGCCAACATCAGCTAA
- the gdhA gene encoding NADP-specific glutamate dehydrogenase, giving the protein MNEVLAHFLNNIHSKNPGEPEFLQAVAEVATSITTFIQSEPRYKNTKILERMVEPERVVIFRVPWLDDKGEIQVNRGFRVQMNSAIGPYKGGLRFHPSVNLSVLKFLAFEQIFKNSLTGLPMGAGKGGSDFNPKGKSDNEVMKFCQSFMTELYRHVGEDTDIPAGDIGVGNREIGFLFGQYKRIVGSFNGVLTGKGNEWGGSQIRPEATGYGLIYFVDEILKTKNDSIKGKNVTISGSGNVAQFAAEKCIENGAKVLTMSDSHGFIYDPAGIDKEKLEYIKQLKNKTHGPIKEYAAKFQCAYFEGERPWKIKCDIALPNATQNELDAKDAALLVEQGCICVAEGANMPCTPDAVAVFLKAKIFYAPGKAANAGGVAVSGLEMSQNSQRYSWTRTEVDQKLKSIMREIHQRCLQYGKEPDGYINYERGANISGFVKVADAMLAQGVV; this is encoded by the coding sequence ATGAATGAAGTATTAGCGCATTTTTTAAATAATATCCATTCCAAAAACCCAGGCGAGCCCGAATTTTTACAAGCCGTCGCCGAAGTAGCTACGTCGATCACCACTTTTATCCAATCTGAGCCGCGTTATAAGAATACCAAAATATTAGAGCGGATGGTTGAGCCTGAACGCGTCGTCATCTTCCGGGTACCCTGGCTGGATGATAAAGGTGAGATTCAGGTAAACAGAGGATTTAGGGTGCAGATGAACAGTGCGATCGGGCCATACAAAGGTGGCCTGCGGTTTCACCCGTCTGTAAACTTAAGTGTATTAAAGTTCCTGGCTTTTGAACAAATATTTAAAAACAGCCTTACTGGCCTTCCAATGGGGGCGGGAAAGGGAGGTTCGGACTTTAATCCAAAAGGGAAGTCGGACAATGAAGTGATGAAATTCTGCCAGAGTTTTATGACCGAGTTGTATCGCCATGTTGGCGAAGACACGGATATCCCGGCAGGAGATATTGGGGTAGGCAATCGCGAAATCGGATTCTTGTTTGGTCAATATAAGCGCATCGTCGGTTCATTTAACGGGGTATTAACTGGGAAGGGTAATGAGTGGGGAGGCAGTCAGATACGGCCAGAAGCAACCGGGTATGGCTTGATTTATTTTGTAGATGAAATATTAAAAACAAAAAACGATTCTATAAAAGGAAAAAATGTAACGATTTCAGGGTCGGGCAATGTGGCACAGTTTGCGGCAGAAAAATGCATTGAAAATGGGGCTAAAGTCTTGACCATGTCTGACTCTCACGGTTTCATTTATGATCCGGCAGGTATTGACAAAGAGAAGCTGGAATACATAAAACAATTAAAAAATAAAACACACGGACCGATTAAAGAATATGCGGCCAAATTTCAATGTGCCTATTTCGAAGGAGAAAGGCCCTGGAAAATAAAATGTGATATCGCACTGCCGAATGCTACACAAAATGAACTGGATGCAAAGGATGCGGCGTTATTAGTAGAACAGGGTTGTATCTGTGTCGCTGAAGGGGCCAATATGCCATGTACCCCCGACGCTGTAGCCGTTTTTCTAAAAGCGAAGATATTTTATGCGCCTGGCAAGGCTGCAAATGCCGGCGGCGTCGCTGTTTCAGGCCTGGAAATGTCCCAAAACTCGCAGCGTTATTCCTGGACCCGTACAGAAGTGGATCAGAAGCTGAAAAGTATCATGCGTGAAATACATCAGCGCTGTTTGCAATACGGTAAAGAGCCTGATGGCTATATCAATTATGAGCGAGGCGCTAATATCAGTGGTTTCGTAAAGGTAGCTGATGCCATGTTGGCCCAGGGAGTTGTCTGA
- a CDS encoding alpha/beta hydrolase, whose protein sequence is MKALKSCCVALLLLVVLPSVAQKPIPLYNGAIPDAIAGPDVEQTGKDGSSVSKVSVPTLTPFLPTPEKANGTAVIICPGGGYHNLVIDREGYKMARRLVDMGIAAFVLKYRLPDDKIMQDKSTGPLQDAQRAIYMVRSQAEKWHIDTSKVGVMGFSAGGHLASTIGTHYKKAFINNKDQVSLRPSFLVLVYPVISFRSDIAHIGSRTNLIGKMPSEAAIKQFSNDEQVTPETPPTFLIQAEDDSVVVVQNSLRFYEALLKNKVPAAMHLYTVGGHGFGKVPPRDVWMKDLAYWMQTMGFLPKSAN, encoded by the coding sequence ATGAAAGCCCTGAAAAGTTGTTGTGTAGCCTTGTTGTTACTTGTGGTTTTACCGTCAGTGGCTCAAAAACCTATACCGCTATATAATGGAGCTATTCCAGATGCTATTGCCGGCCCTGATGTTGAACAAACGGGTAAAGACGGTTCCTCGGTTTCTAAGGTCTCAGTTCCGACACTGACTCCTTTTCTGCCAACTCCTGAAAAGGCAAATGGCACTGCTGTTATTATTTGCCCCGGTGGTGGTTACCATAATTTAGTAATTGACCGTGAAGGATATAAAATGGCCAGGCGTCTGGTGGATATGGGGATTGCTGCTTTTGTTCTCAAGTACCGGTTGCCTGACGACAAAATTATGCAGGACAAGTCCACCGGCCCACTGCAGGATGCGCAGCGAGCTATCTATATGGTCCGGAGTCAGGCGGAGAAGTGGCATATTGATACAAGTAAAGTGGGTGTCATGGGCTTTTCGGCCGGAGGTCATCTGGCTTCTACAATAGGCACACATTATAAAAAAGCATTCATCAATAATAAGGATCAGGTCAGCCTGCGCCCCAGCTTTCTGGTGTTGGTATATCCGGTTATTAGTTTTAGATCAGATATTGCGCATATCGGGTCACGTACCAACCTTATTGGAAAGATGCCAAGTGAAGCTGCGATCAAACAGTTTTCCAATGATGAGCAGGTGACTCCGGAAACGCCACCGACATTTCTCATTCAGGCAGAGGATGACAGTGTTGTGGTTGTGCAAAACAGCCTCCGGTTTTATGAAGCTTTGCTCAAAAACAAGGTTCCCGCTGCTATGCATCTGTATACAGTGGGCGGTCATGGATTCGGCAAAGTTCCGCCCAGAGACGTATGGATGAAAGATCTGGCTTATTGGATGCAGACGATGGGATTTCTTCCAAAGTCTGCTAATTAA
- a CDS encoding error-prone DNA polymerase, with amino-acid sequence MSYAELHITSNFSFLRGGSHPEELVTQAVELGYKAMAITDRNTMAGIVRAHVEAKKKGIQFIPACRLDLQDGPSLLAFPTNKEAYSSLSGILTKGNLRTEKGQCLLYMADLSHYKDGILFVIIPPASLNQDFDFEPGFYTAVQRYKKYFGSHLYMAAIRSYNGLDGKKLFRIDQLSNQLQIPMVACNDVYYHSAERRQLQDVLTCIREKCTIHKAGYLLEQNAERYMKPVKEMQRLFRKYSEAIKNTCRIAQACTFSLDELQYIYPEELTTDNHTPQEELELFTWRGAEEKFGKHIAENIKNTISYELDFIQRKNYASYFLTVYDYVCFARSRNILCQGRGSAANSMVCYCLGITSVDPSKFKLLFARFMSDARNEPPDIDVDFEHERREEVMQYIYSKYGRDRAGIVATVTTVHHKGAIRDVGKAMGLSVDTINQLSKSLWEFTDDWHRGKQQKTSLGFMASDPHLKKILELTEQYVGFPRQLGQHTGGFVITQGQLSDLCPILNARMEDRTNIEWNKDDIEDLGFLKVDILALGMLTCIRKAFDLVRQHYKLDLTLANIPQDDPKVYEMVAHADTIGVFQIESRAQMSMLPRLKPKCFYDLVIEVAIVRPGPIQGDMVHPYLRRRNGQDPVEYPSEDLKVILERTLGVPLFQEQAMEIAIVAADFTPAEADGLRRSMATFKAKGKVSDWETKLINGMIKKGYKEDFARRVFKQLEGFGSYGFPESHAASFALLVYISCWLKYYYPDVFAAALLNSQPMGFYQPAQIIIDARKHGVAVKHIDINNSHWDNTLEDITGKYCPVRLGFRQIKGIAEEDMQLLTAARDKGKVFTSITQVYDTGVSLRAMERLADADAFRSLGLDRRRALWEVSALSDIPIGLFKGANAKEAEAVSLPEMSLPEHVLQDYSCLSLSLKAHPVSFLREELHKQNIIPAKELSLWPDGTQVRVAGLVLVRQRPGTAKSICFITLEDETGIANLVVFKNNFEYYRKQILSARLLVVEGQLQKEGEVIHVIAEQLFDFTPLLNRMNTIESKHNNAKEPAKKAIQGTIFPEGRNFK; translated from the coding sequence ATGTCATACGCTGAACTCCATATAACCTCAAACTTTTCCTTTCTCCGGGGTGGTTCTCATCCTGAAGAACTGGTGACGCAGGCTGTAGAATTAGGCTATAAAGCCATGGCTATCACGGATCGAAACACTATGGCCGGTATTGTACGCGCGCATGTAGAAGCAAAGAAAAAAGGAATTCAGTTTATTCCCGCCTGCCGGCTGGATCTGCAGGATGGGCCTTCACTCCTCGCTTTCCCTACCAATAAAGAAGCATATTCAAGCCTTTCGGGAATACTTACGAAAGGTAACCTGCGAACCGAAAAAGGTCAGTGTCTTTTATATATGGCAGATCTCTCCCATTATAAAGACGGGATACTTTTTGTCATCATCCCACCTGCTTCCCTAAACCAGGATTTTGATTTTGAACCAGGCTTTTATACCGCTGTACAGCGGTATAAAAAATATTTTGGCAGTCACCTCTATATGGCCGCAATAAGATCCTATAACGGGTTGGATGGTAAAAAGCTGTTTCGTATTGATCAATTATCAAATCAGCTGCAGATCCCGATGGTGGCTTGCAACGATGTGTATTACCACAGTGCAGAAAGAAGACAACTGCAGGATGTGCTTACCTGTATACGGGAAAAATGCACCATACATAAAGCAGGCTATTTGCTGGAACAGAACGCAGAAAGATATATGAAACCTGTCAAGGAAATGCAGCGTTTATTCAGGAAGTACTCTGAAGCCATCAAGAATACCTGCCGTATAGCCCAAGCCTGCACCTTTTCACTGGATGAATTACAATATATCTACCCCGAAGAGCTCACTACTGATAACCATACACCACAGGAAGAGCTGGAACTTTTTACCTGGCGGGGCGCTGAGGAAAAGTTCGGCAAACACATTGCTGAGAACATCAAAAATACGATAAGCTATGAATTGGATTTTATTCAGCGAAAAAATTATGCCTCTTACTTTTTAACGGTATACGATTATGTATGTTTTGCCCGAAGCCGGAATATTCTTTGTCAGGGCCGCGGTTCCGCCGCCAATTCAATGGTCTGTTATTGTTTAGGAATTACCTCGGTAGATCCCTCTAAATTCAAACTGCTCTTTGCGCGCTTTATGTCCGATGCCCGCAATGAACCACCGGATATTGATGTCGACTTTGAACATGAACGGCGTGAGGAGGTCATGCAATATATCTATAGCAAATATGGTCGTGACAGAGCGGGCATTGTGGCAACGGTGACAACAGTACATCACAAAGGAGCCATCCGTGACGTCGGTAAAGCAATGGGCTTGTCAGTAGACACCATTAACCAACTGTCCAAGTCCCTTTGGGAATTTACCGATGACTGGCACCGGGGCAAACAGCAAAAAACATCCCTTGGCTTTATGGCCAGTGATCCACACCTGAAAAAAATATTAGAGCTGACGGAGCAATATGTCGGCTTTCCACGCCAACTGGGGCAGCATACCGGTGGCTTTGTGATCACGCAAGGGCAATTGTCTGACTTATGCCCTATACTCAATGCACGCATGGAGGACCGCACCAATATCGAATGGAATAAAGATGACATTGAAGACCTTGGTTTTTTAAAAGTAGATATACTTGCACTGGGCATGCTCACCTGCATCCGTAAAGCGTTCGATCTGGTCAGACAGCATTACAAACTGGATTTAACCCTGGCTAATATCCCTCAGGATGACCCGAAAGTCTATGAAATGGTTGCCCATGCAGATACAATTGGTGTATTCCAGATAGAAAGCCGGGCACAAATGTCAATGCTACCCAGACTAAAGCCAAAATGTTTTTATGACCTGGTCATTGAGGTCGCCATTGTGCGCCCCGGTCCCATACAGGGAGACATGGTCCATCCTTACTTAAGAAGACGCAATGGACAAGACCCCGTAGAATATCCATCTGAAGACTTAAAAGTAATCCTCGAAAGAACCCTCGGTGTTCCGCTCTTCCAGGAACAGGCGATGGAAATAGCGATCGTCGCCGCAGACTTTACACCCGCAGAAGCCGATGGACTACGCCGCAGTATGGCCACCTTTAAAGCAAAGGGAAAAGTAAGTGATTGGGAGACAAAATTGATCAATGGCATGATAAAAAAAGGCTATAAGGAAGATTTCGCCAGAAGAGTGTTTAAGCAACTCGAAGGGTTCGGCAGTTACGGTTTTCCGGAAAGTCATGCGGCCAGTTTTGCATTACTGGTATATATCTCCTGCTGGCTCAAATATTATTATCCTGACGTATTTGCAGCGGCCCTGCTTAACAGCCAGCCGATGGGATTTTACCAACCTGCCCAGATTATTATTGACGCAAGGAAACATGGTGTTGCAGTCAAGCATATTGATATCAACAATTCGCATTGGGATAATACATTAGAAGACATTACTGGTAAATATTGCCCTGTTCGTTTAGGATTCCGGCAAATAAAAGGAATTGCCGAAGAAGATATGCAGCTTTTAACGGCAGCGCGAGATAAAGGTAAAGTATTTACGTCCATAACTCAGGTATATGATACGGGTGTATCCCTGCGCGCGATGGAAAGGCTGGCAGATGCAGATGCCTTTCGCTCCCTTGGCCTCGACCGCAGGCGAGCTCTTTGGGAAGTCTCAGCACTCAGCGATATACCCATTGGGCTCTTTAAAGGCGCAAATGCAAAAGAAGCAGAAGCAGTCAGCTTGCCTGAAATGTCATTACCCGAACATGTCCTGCAGGACTACAGCTGTCTTTCTTTATCTTTAAAAGCGCACCCCGTCAGCTTTTTACGGGAGGAATTGCATAAACAGAACATCATACCTGCCAAAGAATTATCATTATGGCCGGATGGAACACAAGTACGAGTGGCAGGACTGGTTCTTGTCAGACAAAGGCCCGGGACGGCAAAAAGTATTTGTTTTATCACGCTGGAAGATGAAACAGGCATTGCCAATCTGGTCGTGTTTAAAAATAATTTTGAATACTACCGCAAGCAGATATTGAGCGCCAGGCTACTAGTCGTGGAAGGGCAGTTGCAAAAGGAAGGTGAAGTCATTCACGTTATAGCCGAGCAGCTTTTTGACTTTACACCCTTACTCAACCGGATGAACACAATCGAAAGTAAGCATAATAACGCCAAAGAGCCTGCTAAAAAAGCCATACAGGGGACGATATTCCCAGAAGGGCGTAATTTCAAATAA
- a CDS encoding phage tail protein — protein MEPFLAQIMLFGGNFTIRGWAQCDGALLPIAQNSALFSLLGTTYGGNGQTTFALPDLRGRVAIGQGQAVGGSFYTLGEAAGFEQMTLTTQQMPIHHHGLMAKNATSSTDVPSSTVVLAKGPTFGSGPTAQIGNIYSTEAPDTMLSPNSISAAGGNLPFSIKQPYLVLNYQIALNGVFPSRN, from the coding sequence ATGGAACCATTTCTTGCGCAAATCATGTTATTTGGAGGGAATTTTACAATTCGTGGTTGGGCACAATGTGACGGCGCTCTGTTACCCATTGCCCAGAACTCCGCTCTATTTAGTCTGTTGGGAACTACCTATGGAGGCAATGGCCAGACGACATTTGCGCTGCCGGACCTGAGGGGACGCGTCGCAATTGGTCAGGGGCAGGCTGTAGGCGGGTCCTTCTACACCTTAGGTGAAGCCGCAGGTTTTGAACAGATGACCCTTACTACCCAGCAAATGCCCATTCATCACCATGGATTAATGGCGAAAAATGCCACCAGCTCGACTGATGTGCCCAGCTCGACAGTGGTACTTGCCAAAGGGCCAACATTCGGAAGCGGCCCCACTGCACAAATAGGAAATATATATTCCACTGAAGCACCCGATACTATGTTATCGCCAAATTCTATTTCAGCTGCCGGGGGCAATCTGCCTTTCTCTATTAAACAACCTTATCTGGTCTTGAACTACCAGATTGCATTAAATGGCGTATTCCCGTCCCGAAACTGA
- a CDS encoding four-carbon acid sugar kinase family protein: MKKRLLFAFYGDDFTGSTDALEFLSRAGIKTVLFMEVPTAEQLQYYPDIEAIGVAGMTRAMGPEAMRTELQQAFNALNALGVEQLHYKVCSTFDSSPRVGNIGVAAEVGAAIFKPAFIPLLLAAPTLGRYTLFGNHFAQMGIGSQGEIYRLDRHPSISKHPVTPMKEADLRLHLAAQTNLPVGLVDILSIKEGAVAIQNKLERCTESGDRLILFDAMETSDLTIIATVMDQYIKEAPLFSIGSSGVEMAWGTYWENLDATTAISNWPQLEETKRVLVLSGSCSPVTSKQISHAVSQGFKTVAIPALIFASEEECEAVIKRCAGEAIAFMKEGYPVIIHTHLDEDDPRKLETHELLIEQGYADDEVSVRAAQVYGRVLGQITLQVAKSGLLQRLVIAGGDTSSYVARNLGITAVEMIRPFSFGAPLCRAHASKEAIDGIEINFKGGQVGNEYYFTDILKGSISKK, encoded by the coding sequence ATGAAAAAGCGACTTTTATTTGCCTTTTACGGAGATGATTTTACAGGCTCGACTGATGCGCTGGAATTTTTAAGCAGGGCAGGTATCAAAACGGTGCTTTTTATGGAGGTGCCGACCGCTGAGCAGTTGCAGTATTATCCGGATATAGAAGCTATCGGAGTTGCGGGTATGACAAGGGCTATGGGGCCAGAGGCCATGAGAACTGAACTTCAGCAAGCATTCAACGCGTTGAATGCTTTAGGCGTTGAGCAGCTTCATTACAAAGTCTGTTCTACGTTTGATTCTTCACCAAGGGTCGGAAACATTGGAGTAGCTGCGGAAGTAGGTGCGGCAATTTTTAAGCCTGCCTTTATACCGCTTCTTCTTGCGGCACCGACTTTAGGAAGGTATACTTTATTCGGTAATCATTTTGCCCAGATGGGAATTGGCAGTCAGGGCGAAATTTATCGCCTGGACCGACACCCTTCTATCAGCAAGCATCCGGTTACTCCGATGAAAGAAGCCGATCTTCGGCTTCACTTGGCAGCACAGACAAACCTTCCTGTAGGTTTGGTCGACATTCTCTCAATCAAAGAAGGAGCTGTAGCAATACAAAATAAACTTGAACGGTGCACAGAGAGCGGCGACCGGCTCATACTGTTTGACGCTATGGAGACAAGCGATTTGACTATCATTGCAACTGTAATGGATCAGTATATAAAAGAAGCTCCATTGTTTTCTATCGGATCTTCAGGCGTGGAGATGGCTTGGGGAACCTATTGGGAAAATCTTGACGCTACTACAGCAATAAGCAACTGGCCGCAACTGGAAGAAACAAAGCGTGTATTAGTACTTTCCGGTAGCTGCTCTCCGGTGACATCAAAGCAGATCAGCCATGCAGTCAGTCAGGGCTTTAAAACAGTAGCTATACCGGCGCTTATCTTCGCTTCTGAAGAAGAATGCGAAGCGGTTATCAAACGGTGCGCTGGTGAAGCAATTGCCTTTATGAAGGAAGGATATCCTGTTATTATACATACCCATCTGGACGAAGATGATCCAAGGAAGCTAGAAACGCATGAACTACTGATAGAGCAGGGGTATGCGGACGACGAAGTGAGTGTTAGGGCGGCGCAGGTATATGGCCGTGTGCTCGGACAGATAACCCTTCAGGTAGCAAAATCCGGGCTTCTACAACGGCTGGTGATCGCCGGAGGCGATACGTCTAGCTATGTTGCACGTAACCTAGGCATAACCGCTGTAGAAATGATAAGGCCATTTTCATTTGGTGCCCCTCTCTGCAGAGCACATGCTTCAAAAGAAGCGATCGATGGGATCGAAATAAACTTTAAAGGCGGCCAGGTAGGTAACGAATATTATTTTACAGATATTTTAAAAGGTAGTATTTCAAAAAAATAA
- a CDS encoding bile acid:sodium symporter family protein has protein sequence MKYLRKICLGITAVAALFLLYGLWQQQPAFWQPAAVCTAIGLAIGIGAVDKLKNYQYTAWIIAAVVAAMIYPQSFIKWGPVDLRDRWLILVVVQFVMFGMGIQMSIRDFSGLARTGKGVLIGLICHFSIMPIMGLILTKVFSFDPEIAAGIILIGSCSSGLASNVMVYLARANLVLSVTVTAIATLAAPFLTPLLMHLLAGTLVEVKFLPMMLEIIQMVIVPIGAALLHDYLKQAPAARKKTINRIAVLCGVWLCIMFIFLWDSWFSHQSLSVIQSVTIFNFFTGAFIVGTLYHFVYTRFKKIDQLTPYLSMFGIVYFTTVTTAAGRDHLLQVGLWLFLAAVIHNGAGYFFGYWLARIFKLDKNSARTIAFEVGLQNGGMASGLAGSMGKLATVGLAAAVFSPWMNISGSLLANFWRKKPVEKESEPA, from the coding sequence ATGAAGTATCTGCGAAAAATTTGCCTCGGAATTACAGCTGTTGCCGCTCTTTTTCTTCTTTATGGTTTATGGCAACAACAACCTGCCTTTTGGCAACCAGCCGCCGTTTGTACTGCCATTGGATTGGCCATTGGCATAGGTGCCGTAGACAAATTGAAGAACTATCAATACACGGCCTGGATCATTGCGGCAGTTGTAGCGGCCATGATCTATCCTCAGTCATTCATCAAATGGGGGCCGGTCGATTTACGCGACAGGTGGCTCATTTTGGTGGTTGTGCAGTTTGTAATGTTTGGCATGGGCATACAAATGAGCATCCGGGATTTCTCGGGTTTGGCGCGTACCGGTAAAGGCGTACTCATTGGTTTGATCTGCCATTTTTCCATTATGCCGATCATGGGACTTATTTTAACCAAGGTCTTCTCATTTGATCCCGAGATCGCTGCGGGTATTATTCTGATTGGTTCTTGCTCAAGCGGACTGGCATCCAATGTGATGGTATATCTGGCCCGGGCGAATCTTGTTCTTTCGGTCACGGTAACGGCGATCGCGACACTTGCGGCGCCATTTTTGACACCGCTGCTGATGCATTTGTTGGCCGGAACACTGGTAGAAGTGAAATTCCTTCCCATGATGCTTGAGATTATTCAGATGGTGATCGTTCCTATCGGGGCTGCCTTATTACATGATTATCTCAAACAGGCGCCCGCGGCAAGGAAAAAGACCATCAATAGGATCGCTGTTTTATGCGGTGTTTGGTTATGCATCATGTTTATTTTCTTATGGGATAGCTGGTTTAGTCATCAATCTCTAAGTGTGATACAGTCTGTCACTATTTTTAACTTCTTCACAGGTGCATTTATCGTCGGCACTTTGTATCATTTTGTTTATACCCGGTTTAAAAAGATTGATCAATTAACCCCTTATCTATCGATGTTCGGGATTGTCTATTTTACCACTGTTACCACAGCGGCGGGGCGTGACCATCTTTTGCAGGTAGGCTTATGGTTGTTTCTGGCGGCGGTCATCCATAATGGAGCCGGCTATTTCTTTGGCTATTGGTTAGCCCGTATATTTAAGCTGGACAAGAACTCAGCGAGGACAATTGCTTTTGAGGTGGGATTGCAAAACGGAGGCATGGCCTCTGGGTTAGCAGGTAGTATGGGCAAACTGGCAACCGTGGGCCTGGCGGCAGCGGTATTCAGTCCATGGATGAATATTTCGGGGTCGCTTTTGGCAAATTTTTGGCGTAAGAAGCCTGTTGAAAAGGAAAGTGAGCCTGCCTAA
- a CDS encoding ABC transporter substrate-binding protein codes for MKKLKIGFLMPYSGIYPYYGHHMMAGLQLGMQPGGIHKNRAIGTLDCDFVPVFTKRGDPTTLKNAMEQLLFFERVDLLSGLVSYRTMPELIPLINKQQRLAIFFDLGEHIPHRDVISPYVFYASQQIWQSEYVLGAWAQEKFRNPGLVVMPLYESGYQLHSSFWEGIQSAGGQALHIHTLAREKSDHQVLDLATFFDAIAKEKPAFVHGIFTGNQGVDFIRQWIQSPHYNKIPLVLVENMAYEDILDDVLDTNVTFYTASSWSREDENPENQKFVRKFESSSGQKANIFALLGYEAGLFMREIHAAVLKGDTMQAIEWLHRESIKGPRGFRNFDPLNIRPLDSVDILQIRVHNKSIRKLIVGQAGGGLMSAERRETITAQSVSGWQNPFLCV; via the coding sequence ATGAAAAAACTGAAAATAGGGTTTCTGATGCCTTATTCAGGCATTTATCCCTATTATGGACATCATATGATGGCTGGACTACAACTTGGGATGCAACCTGGTGGTATCCATAAAAATAGGGCCATTGGCACTCTTGATTGCGACTTTGTTCCGGTATTTACTAAAAGAGGTGACCCCACCACACTTAAAAATGCTATGGAGCAGCTGTTGTTTTTTGAGAGGGTGGACCTGTTGTCGGGCTTAGTGAGTTACCGCACAATGCCCGAATTAATTCCCTTGATCAATAAACAACAGAGGCTGGCCATATTTTTTGATTTGGGAGAGCATATTCCCCATCGGGACGTCATCAGTCCTTATGTTTTCTACGCCTCCCAGCAAATATGGCAATCAGAGTATGTTTTGGGTGCCTGGGCACAGGAAAAGTTCCGCAATCCGGGGCTTGTCGTCATGCCATTATATGAATCCGGATATCAACTGCACAGCTCTTTTTGGGAAGGTATCCAGTCTGCAGGGGGACAGGCACTTCATATCCATACGCTCGCCCGGGAGAAGAGTGACCATCAGGTTTTAGACCTGGCCACCTTTTTTGATGCCATTGCAAAGGAAAAACCGGCATTTGTACATGGGATATTTACCGGCAATCAGGGCGTGGATTTCATAAGGCAATGGATACAGTCTCCCCATTATAATAAGATACCCCTAGTGCTCGTAGAGAATATGGCTTACGAAGATATATTAGACGATGTCCTTGATACGAATGTCACTTTTTACACGGCCAGTTCCTGGAGCCGTGAAGATGAAAACCCGGAGAACCAGAAGTTCGTACGCAAATTTGAATCTTCCAGCGGGCAAAAAGCGAATATCTTCGCCTTGTTGGGATATGAAGCAGGGTTATTTATGCGCGAGATCCATGCTGCTGTATTAAAGGGAGATACCATGCAGGCTATAGAGTGGCTTCACCGCGAATCTATCAAAGGGCCAAGGGGCTTTCGGAACTTTGACCCGCTGAATATCCGTCCCCTGGATTCTGTGGATATTCTCCAGATACGGGTGCATAATAAAAGTATCCGTAAATTGATTGTAGGGCAGGCTGGCGGCGGCCTTATGTCCGCCGAACGCAGAGAGACAATCACCGCTCAGAGTGTAAGTGGCTGGCAGAATCCTTTTCTGTGCGTCTGA